Genomic segment of Mycolicibacterium psychrotolerans:
TTCGATCAGCGCGACAACGGGCATTCCGGGCGGCAAGTGCTCGGCGGTCGAGACGACGTCGCGCGCCGATTCGGTCTTGGCGAGCATCACCCCCGACAGACCGGGCTTCGCCGCCACCGCAGCGAGGTCGGCCCGCCAGTCCGGCGTCCCTGCGCTGCTGATCCTCACCCACGCGCGTCCGCCGTCCTGCAACCAGTCGGCCACGGCACGGCGGCCGGCCGGCTTCTCCGCGTCCGGCAGACCGTCTTCGACATCGAGCACGAGCACGTCCGCCGCGTGCGCGGGTGCCGAGTCGAAACCCGGCCGTCCCGGCCGCAGCAGCCACGTGCGGGCCACCGACCAGTGTGGCCGACGGGTGCATTTTGCTGGGGAGAAGACCGTCACCCCACCCATGTTCGGGAGGGCGGGTAGATGAACGCCATATTGCGCACATTTTGTTCACAGTGCGCGCGAGAGCACCCGGCCGAACTGCAGCAGTCGCTGCATCTGCGCCAACCCGCCGTTGTCGACGGACTTCACGAACCGGAACGACTCGCAGTAGACGTCGGTCTCGGTCGCCGACTTCTGCCGGGACCGCACGATCAGCTGCGTGTAGAGGCGCAGCTTCACCTCCGCCAACCGGCGGGTGCCGTCGCTGAGGACGTCGTATTCGGTGGACAGCACCTGATCGGTGATGGTGGACAACAGGATCGAGCGCACCGAAGCCGACAGCGCTCGGCGGGGCTCCTCACCGTCCACGTCATCGGACACGTCGTCGTCGGCACGCCACATGATCAACCGCTGACCGTCGGTGACCATCACCTCCTGCCACAGCGCTTCGCCCCACGGCTCCTCGGTGAAGCCACGGGACATCACGAAGGAGCGGATCGCGGCCGGGTCGACGACAGAACGCAGCTGGTCGAGGGCCAGATCTGGGTCACGCAGATAAACCCGCGCCGCCTCGCTGACACTCGAGTACGGAGCCCAGTCCTGCGGCGCGCCCATTACCCGGAGCTGCTGTCCCCACCGGTCCGCACCGCCGCAGCGGCCGCGCGGATCTGCGGCGTCACCAGCATCACCTGACCCAGCACCCCGTTGACGAATCCGGGTGAGTCGTCGGTGGACAGCTGCTTGGCCAACTCGACCGCCTCGTCGACGGCCACCGGTTCCGGGACGTCCTCGGCGTGCAGCAACTCCCACACCGCGACCCGCAGAATCGCGCGGTCCACGGCGGGCAGGCGGTCGAGGGTCCAGCCCTGCAGGTGCGACGAGATCAGATCGTCGACGTGTGCCTTGTGCTCGGTGACGCCCCGCGCCACCGTCACCGTATAAGGGTTCAGGGGCGCGACATCGTGATCGGTTTGCTTCTGCGCCAGCATGTTTCGCCCCTCGGCGACCTCGGCCGGGGTGATGCCGCGGGCCTCTGCCTCGAACAGGAGATCCACCGCGCGTTTACGGGCCTGGTGCCGACCCCGGTCACCCCTGCGGTCACTCACCCCGTCGCTCCGCTGCGCTCCGCTCGCCCTGGTCAGCCATTGACCCTTCCCAGGTAATTGCCGTCACGCGAGTCGACCTTGAGCTTGTCGCCGGTGTTGATGAACAGCGGCACCTGGATCTCGGCGCCGGTCTCCAGCGTCGCGGGCTTGGTGCCGGCGCTGGAGCGGTCCCCCTGCAGGCCCGGCTCGGTGTGGCTGACCAGGAGTTCGACCGTCACCGGCAACTCCAGGTACAGCGGCGAGCCGTCGTGGAACGCGATCTGCACCGGCATGCCCTCGAGCAGGAAGCCGGCCATCCGTCCGACCAGCGCCTCGGGCAGCGGGTGCTGCTCGTAGTCCTCGGAGTCCATGAACACGAAGTCCGAACCGTCGCGGTACAGGTAGGTGGCGTCGCGCCGGTCGACGGTCGCCGTCTCCACCTTCACTCCGGCGTTGTAGGTCTTGTCGACCACTTTGCCGGACAGCACGTTCTTCAGCTTGGTCCGCACGAAGGCCGGGCCCTTGCCGGGCTTGACGTGCTGGAACTCGACGATCTGCCACAGCTGGCCGTCGATCTGCAGGACGAGCCCATTCTTGAAGTCGGCGGTCGATGCCACGGTGGGTTGTACTCCTAGCTTCTAGAGGATCACCAGGTTCTTGCCGAACCTGGTCAGTAGTTCGGGGCCGTTCGGGGTGACCGCCAGCGTGTCCTCGATGCGGACGCCGCCGCGGTCGGGCAGGTAGACACCGGGCTCGACGGTCACAGCGGAGCCAGCAAGCAGTGTACCGGCGGCAGCCGCATTGATTCCCGGCGCTTCGTGGATCTGCAGGCCGACCCCGTGGCCGAGGCCGTGGCCGAAGTTCTCGGCGTAGCCGGCGTCGGCGATGACCTGCCGGGACGCCGCGTCGACGTCCTTGCACGGCACCCCCGGCGCCAGGGCATCGCGCCCGGCCTGCTGCGCTTCCGCGACCAGGGAGTAGATGTCACGCTGCCACTGCGCCACCGGCGACAGCGCGAACGTGCGCGTCATGTCCGAGTGGTAGCCACCGACCAGCGCCCCGAAGTCGATCTTGACGAAGTCGCCGGCGGCGAGGACGGCGTCGGTCGGCCGGTGGTGCGGTATCGCCGAGTTCGGTCCGGTCGCCACGATCGTCTCGAACGACGCCCCATCTGCGCCGTGGGTGAGCATCAACGCCTCGAGGTCGTTGCGCACCTCCTTCTCGGTGCGCCCGGCCCGCAGGCCGCCGTGCTCCACCAGATCCTGCAGCGCGGCGTCGGCCGTGTGGCAGGCCAGCCGCAGCAGCGCGAGTTCACCGGCGTCCTTGACTTCGCGCAGCGCCTCGACCGTGCCGGCCGCGCGGGTGAACTCGACCTGCTCCCCCGCCGCCTTGGTCAGCGCCGCGAACGCATCGACGGTCACCACGTGACTCTCGAACCCGAGCCTGCGCACCCCCGCGGCGGCCGCCCTGGCCGCCAGGTGCGGCCCGCACGCCCGTTCGATCACCACCTCGGCGTCGGGCGCCTGCGCGGCCGCCTGGGTGCGGTAGCGCCCGTCGGTGGCGAGCACCGGCGTGTCGTCGTCGGCGAGGATCAGCAGCGCCGCGTTGGAGCCGGTGAACCCCGACAGGTAGCGAACGTTGACCAGGTCTGTTACCAGCATGGCGTCCAGCTGGGCGTCGGCCAGACGCAGCCGCAACCGCTGGCGGCGGGCAGAAACTGTCACGACGGCTGACGCTACTCGCTAAGGTGAGGCCCCATGAGTAAGTGGCTGCTGCGCGGACTGGTGTTCGCTGCCCTGATGGTGATCGTCCGGCTCTTCCAGGGGGCGATGATCAACGCCTGGGAGACCAAGGCGGGGATGATCAGCATCACCCTGGTCGCGCTGTACGCCGTCGTCGTCCTGATCTGGGGTTATGCGGACGGCCGCGGCGACGCCCGCGCCAACCCCGACCCAGATCGGCGGTCCGACCTGGCGATGACGTGGCTGCTCGCCGGCCTGTTCGCCGGGGTGGTCAGCGGGCTCGTGGCCTGGCTCATCGGGCTCTTCTACAAGAACCTCTACGTCGAGGGCCTGATCAACGAGGTCACCACGTTCGCCGCGTTCACCGCGCTGCTGGTGTTCCTGTTCGCGATCATCGGCGTCGCCCTCGGCAGGTGGCTGGTCGACCGCAAGACACCCGAGCAGCCGCGGCGCCGGGACGGCGACGACGACCGCGCCGACACCGACGTGTTCGCCGCGGTGCGCGACGACCGTGACGGGCGCGACGGCGTGCAGGACTACGACAACGCCGCCACCGAGCAGCACACCTCGCCGGTCGCGGTCGCCGAGCACGACGACGAAACCAAGCGGAACAGCTAAGCGCTGTCCCTGGCCACTTCGGCGTAGGCCGCCGCCAGCAGCGACGGGTCCGGCCCCTCGAGGCGGCCCGGTTTGGCCAGCCCGTCGAGGACGACGAACCGCAGCACTCCGGCGCGGGTCTTCTTGTCGCCGAGCATGGACTCCATCAGCTGCGGCAGCGCATCGGCGTCGTAGCTGACCGGCAGGCCCAGCGAGGTCAGGACGGCGCGGTGCCGCTCGGCGGTCACGTCGTCGAGACGCCCTGCCAGCCGGCCCAATTCGGCGGCGAACACCAGTCCGACCGACACCGCGGCGCCGTGGCGCCACTTGTAACGCTCCCGGCGCTCGATGG
This window contains:
- the nusB gene encoding transcription antitermination factor NusB, with translation MSDRRGDRGRHQARKRAVDLLFEAEARGITPAEVAEGRNMLAQKQTDHDVAPLNPYTVTVARGVTEHKAHVDDLISSHLQGWTLDRLPAVDRAILRVAVWELLHAEDVPEPVAVDEAVELAKQLSTDDSPGFVNGVLGQVMLVTPQIRAAAAAVRTGGDSSSG
- a CDS encoding B-4DMT family transporter, whose product is MSKWLLRGLVFAALMVIVRLFQGAMINAWETKAGMISITLVALYAVVVLIWGYADGRGDARANPDPDRRSDLAMTWLLAGLFAGVVSGLVAWLIGLFYKNLYVEGLINEVTTFAAFTALLVFLFAIIGVALGRWLVDRKTPEQPRRRDGDDDRADTDVFAAVRDDRDGRDGVQDYDNAATEQHTSPVAVAEHDDETKRNS
- a CDS encoding M24 family metallopeptidase, which encodes MTVSARRQRLRLRLADAQLDAMLVTDLVNVRYLSGFTGSNAALLILADDDTPVLATDGRYRTQAAAQAPDAEVVIERACGPHLAARAAAAGVRRLGFESHVVTVDAFAALTKAAGEQVEFTRAAGTVEALREVKDAGELALLRLACHTADAALQDLVEHGGLRAGRTEKEVRNDLEALMLTHGADGASFETIVATGPNSAIPHHRPTDAVLAAGDFVKIDFGALVGGYHSDMTRTFALSPVAQWQRDIYSLVAEAQQAGRDALAPGVPCKDVDAASRQVIADAGYAENFGHGLGHGVGLQIHEAPGINAAAAGTLLAGSAVTVEPGVYLPDRGGVRIEDTLAVTPNGPELLTRFGKNLVIL
- the efp gene encoding elongation factor P; translation: MASTADFKNGLVLQIDGQLWQIVEFQHVKPGKGPAFVRTKLKNVLSGKVVDKTYNAGVKVETATVDRRDATYLYRDGSDFVFMDSEDYEQHPLPEALVGRMAGFLLEGMPVQIAFHDGSPLYLELPVTVELLVSHTEPGLQGDRSSAGTKPATLETGAEIQVPLFINTGDKLKVDSRDGNYLGRVNG